In Pseudomonas campi, the sequence GTATGAGCATGAGCAGCTTCAGTATCGAAGGTTGGTGCAAACCCAGTGGTGCAGAACAATCCACGCCGATCGAGCACATCGAGTTCTATCTGAACGGCGACGACCACCGGCACCTTGAACAGGCCGAAGAACAGCTGCAGCAGGGCCACGCCAAGGAAGTCATGGTCGAGGTCGACCTGGACACGCTGGACCTGCACCTGCCCGTGGGTTACGGCCCGCTGGCCGACTGCAAGCTGCGCGTCTATCTGCGCGAGGATGACCAGCGCGGCCAGTTCCACCTGGTCGGCCATCGCCTCAACGATGGCAGCCTGATCTACAGCAACGCGGTGCTCATCGATCAACTGATGTAACAAACAAACTGACTGCACCCTCCCGCAGGGTACGCCACGCGCACCTGGGCCGACGCGGGCTTGCAGAAATCGTAGGGTGGATGACGCTCTGCTCATCCACCACCGGCTCCCCCGGTGGATCGATGAAGCGCGATCCACCCTACGCGGCTACCCGCTCGCGCATCAGCCTGGCAAGCGCTGCAGCCAGGTCTCAAGGGCACGCATCACCGGGGCCGGCGCGGGTTTGCAGAAATCGTAGGGTGGATGACGCTCTGTTCATCCACCACCGGCTCCCCCGGTGGATCGGTGAAGCGCGATCCACCCTACGCGGCTACCCGCTCGCGCATCAGCCTGGCAAGCGCTGCAGCCAGGTCTCAAGGGCTCGAATCACCGGGGCCGACGCGGGTTTGCAGAAATCGTAGGGTGGATGACGCTCTGTTCATCCACCACCGGCTCCCCCGGTGGATCGATGGAGCGCGATCCACCCTACGCGGCTACCTGCTCGCGCTCAGCCTGGCAAACGCTGCAGCCAGGTCTCGAGGGCGCGGGTGACCGCCTGCGGCTGCTCCAGGCAGGACAGGTGGCCGCATTCCTTGATCATCACCAGTTGCGCGCCGACGATGGCCGTGGCCAGCTCCTGATGCAGGGTCAGCGGCGTGATGACATCTTCCCAGCCGCACAGCACCAGGGTCGGACAGCGGATCTGCACCAGCCCCGGGCGGCTGTCGATGCGCCCGAGCATGGCCTTCTGCTGGCGCAGAAACACGTCTCGACCGAGGCTGTGGGCCATGCCCGTGATCACCTCGATCAACGCCGGGTCGCTCAGGTGCGCAGGGTGCACAAACTTCGGCAGCAGGCTGGCGACCAGCGCGGCAAAGTCCTCTTCGGCTTGCCCCATCAGGTCGACGCGGGCCCGCTTGGCTGCGTCGCTGTCGGCCTGCGCGCTGGTATCCAGCAAGGCCAGGCCGAGCACGCGCTGCGGGGCGCGGCGCATGATCTCCAGGGCGACATAGCCGCCCATGGACAAGCCCGCTAGGGCAAAACATTCGTCAGGTGCCTGGGCCAGCACCTGCTCGGCCAGCCCGGCAATGGAGTCGGCCTGGCTCAGATCGGCGACCGTTATATGGGCCAGGTCGGCCAAGTCCGCCGCCTGGTGTTGCCAGAGCCGCGCATCGCAAAGCAGTCCCGGCAGAAGGAGAAGATGTGGCTTGTGCATGGGCATACCCTCGCGAAGGTGCCGACGCCCGGAACCCCATGGCCCCAGATCGATACACTCCAGCATGCACCGACAGCGCCGGGCTCCACCGTGCGCCAGCGCACCCAGGCCGGCCGCTCGCGCCAGCGTTCGCGGGCGCACAGACGGGGCCACTCAGCGCGCTCAGGCTCGGGGCTCAACCGTCGCGGACGGTTCTCAATCGGGAGTACCACCATGGATCGTTATTGCCACAACGTCTCGGGTTTCTTCCCCCAGCGCGCGCCGGCCGAAAGCACCCTGGTGCAACTGATTCAACGTGGTTTGCACAACGAAGACCTGCAGATCTTCACCGGCGACAGCCATGCCCCGCCCGCCCCCACACCCCAGCGGCGCAGCAATGGCGTACTCAAGGACATACTGATCGTGGGTGCCATCGGCGCCGGCATCGGTATCGGCCTGGGCGCCGCGGTGGAGGTCATGCTGATCGCCAACGACATCAACCTGTTCACCGCCAGCCCGCTGCTGGCACCGCTGATGCTGCTGGGCTGGGGCGCGTTCATCGGGGCTTTTCTCGGCAGCGCGATTGCTGCGGCGCGGGGCTCGGGCAAGCATGCTGGGCGTTTCGCCGAACTGATCAGCGGGGCGATCACTCATGGTGATGTGGTGCTGGTGGCAAAAACCCACAACGAGCAGGAAACCAGCATCGCCCGTGAAGTGATCAAGGCATCGGCAGGCGAATTCAAGGACATCGACATGGTCATCACACCGCGCGAAGTCCGCCTCGAATAGTGGGGAGTAACGCCCCGCCTGCGCGTATGCGCAGGCATGGGCGGCGTTCAGATACGCCCGAGCAACACCAGAATGATCAGGATGATGACTACCAGGCCCAAGCCACCGCTGGGCGCGTAGCCCCAGCTGCGACTGTGTGGCCAGGCCGGGATGGCGCCGATCAACAGCAGGATCAGGACGATCAGCAGTATGGTACCCAAGCTCATGGGATTCCCCTTGCAGCGTGAAGGAATGGACGGGTTTAGCAGGCGTTGCAGCAGTGCTCTACATGCCCACAGCATGGGCGCAAGCCGCCCGGTCGATCTGTACGCCGTCGCACACACAGGGACTCTTTCACTCGACGGCAGCGCCCTGTTGCAGCGCCTGCTGGCGCTCGATCTCCTGCTGCTTCATGGCCAGGTAGTCCGCCCGCTCCAGCTCGTGCAGCTGCCGTGGATAACGCTCGACGCCGCTGTGCCAGTCGTTCAAACGCTGCTCCTGGCGCGCCTTGGCAGGCAGCGCCAAAGCGCCCAGGTAGGCATCCACCGCCAGGTAGTAGCGCATGGTGTTGCGCTCGACCACGCCGCGCATGTCGCCCTGGTAGACCGGCTCGCCGCTGGCGGTCTGGCCGATGATGCTGAAGCCGACCTTGTCGCGCCCGGTGGTGGCCAGGTAGCCCTGCATGGCCAGGCTGGCCGCGGTGCCGTAGCGGTAGGCATAGGACAGGTGGAGAAAGCTGCGCTGCTCATCCAGCGCCAGCACTTCGAGGACGATGCGGTAGTCGCTGGTACCCAGCGGCCCCTCGGCGGCCTGCAGCGCCACGCGCAGGTAGTCGGCCGTCGCGACCTGGACCTGGTAGCGAAACTCGAACGGGTAGGCAGCGGCCAGCGGTTGATCGAACTTGCGCCCGACGTGCAGCGTGAGTACGGCCTGCGCGCCCGCCGCCGAGGCGTGGCAGCCCTTGACGTTGAGGTGCAGGATCAGCAGCTCGCACCACTGTTCGATACCTTGCAGCGCCGGGCCGGCCTGGGCGAAGGGCTGGGCCACTTCGGCGTAGATATCGCCCTGCAGCTGGTTGTCGGTCTGGGTGGATTCCAGGTACAGCGGACGCTGGAACTGGTTGCTCGCCAGTTGCGCCGCCAGCGCCTGGTGGCGGGCACGCAGGGTCGGCGCATCGGCCGCCTGCAACAGACTGGTCGGGGCACACAGCAGCATCAGGCACAGCAGGCGGGTCGGGGTCATAGCCAGTATTCCCAGAGGCGGGCGAACAGTTCCTGGGCGCGCACCTGATAGGCACGCTCCTGCCAGGTCGCCAGGGTGATTTCACGCGACTGGGCCAGATCGGCGCGAAAGGCCGCGCGCATCTTTTCGCCGAAGTCGCTGCCGAGCACCACGGCGTTGACTTCCTGGTTGTGCAGGAAGCTGCGCCAGTCGAGGTTGGTCGAGCCGACGGTCGACCAGACGCCATCGATCACCGCGGTCTTCACATGCAGCAGCGCATCGTGGCGCTCGTACAGGCGCACGCCGGCCTGCAGCAGTTCGTCGTAGTAGGCGCGGCCGGCGTGGAACACCAGCCAGGAGTCGGTGCTGCTGGGCAGTACCAGGCGCACGTCGACGCCGCGCGCGACGGCCTCCTTGAGGGTGGCGAGCAGCTGCGGATCGGGCACGAAGTAGGCGTTGGTCAGCCAGATTTCGCTCTGTGCACTGCGCAGGGCGGAGATCAGGGTGACGTAGATCAGGCTGTAGGGATCGTCCGGCGAACTGCCGATGGCGCGCACCACCTCCTTGCCGCGCGGCTCCGTCGGCGGGAAGTAATGCCGCGCCAGCAGCGGCGGGCCACGTTGCTTGGCCCAGGTGATGATGAACAGTTTCTGCAGCTCGCCGACCACCGGGCCCTCCAGGCGCAGGTGGGTGTCGCGCCAGGGCAACCCTTGCTCGGGGTCAGCCTGGCTGCCCAGGCGCAGCGAGCTGCCGGAGTACACGCTGCTGATATTGACCCCGCCGAGAAAGGCGATGCGGCCATCGACGATCAGCAGTTTGCGGTGGTCGCGCTGGTTCATCTCCCAGCCGGCCTTGGCCGTCAGCGGGTTGACCGGGTTGAACTCGACGATCTGCACACCGGCCTCGCTCAACTCCTTGAAGAACGCTTGCGGCGTACCCAGGGTGCCGACGCTGTCGTGAATCAGGTTGACCTGCACCCCGGCGCGCTGCCGGGCGATCAGCGCCTGGGCGAAACGCTGGCCAACCTCGTCGCCGTCGAAGATATAGCTTTCCAGGTTGATATGGTCGCGGGCGGCGTCGATCGCCGCGAGCATCGCCTGGTAGGTGTTCGGTCCGTCCTGCAGCAAGTCGACCCGGTTGCCGGTCAGCAGCGGGCTGCCGCTGATCGACTCCTCGATAGCCAGGTGCAGGTCGAAGATATGGGTCGGCGCGCCGCTGGCCTGCAAGCGCTCGAGGATGGCCTTGCTGCGGGCGGCCGACAGCGGCCCGTTGCTGCCGTCCAGGGCCACGGGCGGCGGGTTGTGCGCCATGTCTGGCACCAGGGTCGGCAATACGCTGCACGCCGCCAGCTGCGCCAGGCACAGCAGTGCGGGCAGCAGCCTCAAGCAGCCGGTGCTGGACATGCAAAACCCTCCGAACAATGGAGGGCTATGGAGTTAGCGCGACCCGGCCGGCAAGGCCCGGTGCGTGACAGCAGCCTCTCCCGAGAATCGCTACAAACGGATCGCCACGCCGCCTATACGACGGCGTGATGACCCCGCAGCAAGGCTGCGCTGCGTTAAAACATCAGCTCTTTGGACTGCACGCTTTTCACCCCGCGCACGTTCTGCGCGAGTTCGATCGCCAGGTCGCGCTCGGCACCGTTATTGACCTGACCGCTGAGGCTGACCACGCCATTGTTGGTGGTGACATCGATGGCCGTACCGGCCACATTGCTGGAGTAGAGCAGGGTCGACTTGACCTTGGTGGTGATCCAGCTGTCGGATATGTCGTCGCCGGCTTCATCGGCCATGTTCTTGCCGCTTTCGGCCATGGTGGGCTTCAGCGCATTGACCTTGATCTGGTTATCCACCGCGACTACCCCTTGGGTATTCTTCGCGATGCGCCCGGCCAGGTCACGCTCGGCGGCAGTCTGAGCCGTGCCGCGCAGGGTCACCCGGCCATACTTGGTATCGACATTGGTGGACATGCCGTCGGTACTCTTGCCCCACATCAGTTTCGACTTGATGGCCGCGGTGATGCTGGCGTCATCGATAGTCTCGCCGAAGCTGCGTTCAGTGCCGGGCTTGGCCGGCTGGTAGTCGGCATCGACGACGATCTGGTTGTCGACCTCGGTGATGCCCTTGACGCCCAGGGCGATCTCGTTGGCCAGGTCCTTGTTGACGTCTTCGGCGACATGGCCGGTGAGCGTAGCCTTGCCGTTTTCCACCGTGACCTTGAGGTCATTGGCGCGCAGGTAAGGGCTCAGCGCGTAGGTGGTCCAGATCTGGGTTTCCTGGCGGGCATTGGTGACTTCCTGGGAAGCCGTGGCCGCGATGGCGCCAAAGCTGGTAGTGCCTAGCGCCATGGCAATGGCGGCGGCGAGCAATAGTTGGCGCGGTTGCTTGATCATGTTCATGGTGTTTCTCCACTCGGGAAAAGACGTGATGCCTTGAGAGCAGTCAGGTGACTGTTCCCGACGAACCCGCGGGCCCACCGCTGTACCTGAGCACAACGGTGAAACGGGCTTACTTCAGCATTTGCATTTCTTGATGAAACTCTTGACCTGCTCATCCGCTTCTTCACGGGTGATGGCGTAGCGCTCCTGCACCAGGCCGGCGAGTTTCTGTGCATGACCTTCGGATTTCAGCAGCTCATCCTCGGTCAACTTGCCCCAGGCAATCTTGGCGGCACCAACCTGCTGCTGCCATTTGCCCTTGAGTTCGTCCGCGCTGGGCAGGCTCATGATTTTTTCGCCTCGTCAGCAGGCTTGGCCGCACGCGCCGGCGCACTGAGCGGGTCCTTGGCGAGAGGCTGCTGAGCCTGGCGGTTGTCATTGACGGGGCCCTTATTGCCGTCCTGCTTGTTCAGCGTATTGGCCCTGTAGAACGGCTGGGTGCTGCTGTTGCCGCCCTTCTGGGTAGGCGCAGCCGCTTTGCTCGGGCTGCCGGGAGTGCGTTGATCGATAGGCTTGTTCATGGTGACCTCTGTAGTCCTGAGCGCCGCGAAAATGCGGCAATCCGGGTAGAGGACAATGGCAGGCGGGGGGAAGGCTGTCGGTGCGCTACCGAGCTTAGAGCCGGCTTGCAATTCCACTGACACGAGCGGCGGTGAAAGCACAGGCCAGCTTTGTAGGGTGGATAACGCTCTGCTTATCCACCCTGACGGCTGCCAGCGGCGAAGCAATGACTCACGCGGTAAGGGTCAGCAGGATGTCGGCATACCAGGTGCAATTGAGGCCCAGGGCTTCATCCAGGGCGAGGTCGCGCGTACCCAGATCGAGGCGCGCCGAATGCACGCCGAGCAGCAGCCAGGGCAGCTCGGCCTGCCCTGGCATGCGCATGACCACCGGCGCACCGCTGGTGCCACGGTGGGTGCGCGCATCGGTGAGGAAATAGCCCTGCCCCTGGAAGCGCAGACCGAACGAAGACGCCACCACCGCATGGCGCACCACGGGCATGTGGTGCAGGGTGTCGTGAAAGCCCAGGGGGAAACCCACCACCAGCAGCGATGTGCCGACCTCGACGGGCTGGTCGGCACGGGGCAGATGGTCCGGGGTGAAGGCGTAATAGATCATCGCCGCGGGCAGCGCCGCGCGCTCGATCTCGATCACCGCCACATCGATCTCGCCGGCGCCATCCTCGCCCTGGCGCCACAGGCTCTTGCCGTCGCGATACAGCGGAATGGAGAAGCCGGTGGACTGCGCCACGTTGTGCAGGTCGGTATGCACTTCGATCTCGATGCGATCGGGAAAGTGCTGGCTCGGCTCGTCGATCATCACGTGCCGGCTGGTGACCAGGAACAGGCGCTCGTCACGGGCGAAGAAGAAGCCGCTGGCACTGGTCAGCAGGTAACTGCCGTCGAAGGTGCTGATGCGCGCGGCAGTCAGCAGCAGGGATTCAATCTTTGCCATCAGGCCATACGCTCCAAGTCACTCATGCTTTATCGCGGCGCTGATACCAGCGCATCAGCGGCTCTACCGAAAT encodes:
- a CDS encoding BON domain-containing protein, producing MNMIKQPRQLLLAAAIAMALGTTSFGAIAATASQEVTNARQETQIWTTYALSPYLRANDLKVTVENGKATLTGHVAEDVNKDLANEIALGVKGITEVDNQIVVDADYQPAKPGTERSFGETIDDASITAAIKSKLMWGKSTDGMSTNVDTKYGRVTLRGTAQTAAERDLAGRIAKNTQGVVAVDNQIKVNALKPTMAESGKNMADEAGDDISDSWITTKVKSTLLYSSNVAGTAIDVTTNNGVVSLSGQVNNGAERDLAIELAQNVRGVKSVQSKELMF
- a CDS encoding CsbD family protein, with translation MSLPSADELKGKWQQQVGAAKIAWGKLTEDELLKSEGHAQKLAGLVQERYAITREEADEQVKSFIKKCKC
- a CDS encoding DUF3309 family protein encodes the protein MSLGTILLIVLILLLIGAIPAWPHSRSWGYAPSGGLGLVVIILIILVLLGRI
- a CDS encoding S1 family peptidase, translating into MAKIESLLLTAARISTFDGSYLLTSASGFFFARDERLFLVTSRHVMIDEPSQHFPDRIEIEVHTDLHNVAQSTGFSIPLYRDGKSLWRQGEDGAGEIDVAVIEIERAALPAAMIYYAFTPDHLPRADQPVEVGTSLLVVGFPLGFHDTLHHMPVVRHAVVASSFGLRFQGQGYFLTDARTHRGTSGAPVVMRMPGQAELPWLLLGVHSARLDLGTRDLALDEALGLNCTWYADILLTLTA
- a CDS encoding alpha/beta fold hydrolase, whose amino-acid sequence is MHKPHLLLLPGLLCDARLWQHQAADLADLAHITVADLSQADSIAGLAEQVLAQAPDECFALAGLSMGGYVALEIMRRAPQRVLGLALLDTSAQADSDAAKRARVDLMGQAEEDFAALVASLLPKFVHPAHLSDPALIEVITGMAHSLGRDVFLRQQKAMLGRIDSRPGLVQIRCPTLVLCGWEDVITPLTLHQELATAIVGAQLVMIKECGHLSCLEQPQAVTRALETWLQRLPG
- the cls gene encoding cardiolipin synthase; this translates as MSSTGCLRLLPALLCLAQLAACSVLPTLVPDMAHNPPPVALDGSNGPLSAARSKAILERLQASGAPTHIFDLHLAIEESISGSPLLTGNRVDLLQDGPNTYQAMLAAIDAARDHINLESYIFDGDEVGQRFAQALIARQRAGVQVNLIHDSVGTLGTPQAFFKELSEAGVQIVEFNPVNPLTAKAGWEMNQRDHRKLLIVDGRIAFLGGVNISSVYSGSSLRLGSQADPEQGLPWRDTHLRLEGPVVGELQKLFIITWAKQRGPPLLARHYFPPTEPRGKEVVRAIGSSPDDPYSLIYVTLISALRSAQSEIWLTNAYFVPDPQLLATLKEAVARGVDVRLVLPSSTDSWLVFHAGRAYYDELLQAGVRLYERHDALLHVKTAVIDGVWSTVGSTNLDWRSFLHNQEVNAVVLGSDFGEKMRAAFRADLAQSREITLATWQERAYQVRAQELFARLWEYWL